One genomic window of Eleginops maclovinus isolate JMC-PN-2008 ecotype Puerto Natales chromosome 12, JC_Emac_rtc_rv5, whole genome shotgun sequence includes the following:
- the LOC134874239 gene encoding ras-related protein Rab-27B-like, producing MADWDYDYLIKLLALGDSGVGKTTFLYRYTDNKFNRKFTTTVGIDFREKRVMYTGKGADGTSERNFKVHIQLWDTAGQERFRSLTTAFFRDAMGFLLMFDLTSQQSFLNVRNWMSQLQANAYCDSPDIVLVGTKADLRDVRDVHARQARDLADRYGIPYFETSAMTGDDVDQAVTTLLDLVMKRMEQSTPGGHSSEPNGSPINSHEVEEAPVRRRCAC from the exons ATGGCTGACTGGGACTATGACTATCTGATCAAGCTGCTGGCACTCGGGGACTCGGGGGTGGGGAAGACCACCTTCCTCTACAGGTACACCGACAACAAGTTCAACCGTAAGTTCACCACCACAGTGGGCATCGACTTCAGGGAAAAGAGAGTG ATGTACACTGGGAAAGGGGCTGATGGGACATCTGAGAGGAACTTCAAGGTCCACATTCAGCTTTGGGACACAGCGGGACAAGAGAG GTTCCGCAGCCTCACCACAGCTTTCTTCAGGGACGCCATGGgcttcctgctgatgtttgacTTGACCAGTCAGCAAAGTTTCCTTAACGTCAGGAACTGGATGA GTCAGCTACAGGCCAACGCGTACTGTGATAGTCCAGACATCGTGTTGGTTGGCACTAAGGCAGACCTCCGGGATGTGAGGGACGTTCACGCGAGACAGGCCAGAGATCTGGCTGACAGATACGG CATCCCATATTTTGAGACGAGTGCTATGACGGGTGATGATGTGGACCAGGCGGTGACCACGCTGCTGGATCtggtgatgaagaggatggAGCAGAGCACTCCTGGAGGCCACAGCTCTGAACCCAACGGCAGCCCAATCAACAGTCATGAGGTGGAGGAGGCTCCTGTGAGGAGGAGATGTGCCTGCTGA
- the LOC134874238 gene encoding sia-alpha-2,3-Gal-beta-1,4-GlcNAc-R:alpha 2,8-sialyltransferase-like, translated as MVRIAKALGLVILCVAVLILSLISYVSLRKDSLFASSKYYMGGPRIMFHAGFRSQFAMNFLDPSFIPLTNALNEELQGKPSKWKFNKTAFYQQRKDIFSYIDIPTNFSLTKNSVRVGQLMHFDYSSHKYVFSISNNLKSLLPDTSPIHNKHYSMCAVVGNSGILTGSHCGPEIDQADFVFRCNFAPTEVYSKDVGKKTNLTTFNPSILERYYNNLLTIQDRNNFFLNLKKLEGAILWIPAFFLHTSATVTRTLVDFFVEHKGQLKVELAWPGNIMHDVNKYWKTKNLSPKRLSTGILMYTLASAMCDEIHLYGFWPFGWDPNTGNDLPYHYYDKKGTKFTTKWQETHQLPSEFKLLYKLHREGVIKLSLTHCS; from the exons ATGGTCCGCATCGCCAAGGCCCTGGGTTTGGTTATTTTGTGCGTCGCCGTGCTCATACTGTCGCTCATCAGCTATGTGTCTCTCCGAAAAGACAGCCTCTTCGCCTCCTCTAAATATTACATGGGAGGCCCGAGGATTATGTTCCACGCAGGATTTAG GTCTCAGTTTGCCATGAATTTTCTGGACCCCTCCTTCATCCCCTTGACTAACGCTCTGAACGAAGAGCTCCAGGGAAAACCGTCCAAATGGAAGTTCAACAAAACGGCTTTTTATCAGCAGAG GAAAGATATCTTCAGCTACATAGACATTCCCACCAACTTCTCCCTCACAAAGAACAGTGTGCGCGTCGGCCAGTTGATGCACTTTGACTACTCCAGCCACAAGTACGTCTTCTCCATCAGCAATAACTTGAAGTCCCTGCTCCCAGATACCTCTCCCATCCACAACAAGCATTACAGCATGTGCGCCGTGGTGGGCAACAGCGGTATCCTAACAGGAAGCCACTGCGGCCCCGAGATCGACCAGGCCGACTTTGTCTTCCGCTGCAACTTCGCCCCCACAGAGGTCTACTCCAAGGACGTGGGCAAAAAGACCAACCTAACCACCTTCAACCCCAGCATCCTGGAGAGGTACTACAATAACCTGCTGACCATTCAGGACCGGAATAATTTCTTCCTCAACCTGAAGAAGCTGGAGGGAGCCATCCTGTGGATCCCTGCCTTCTTCCTTCATACCTCAGCCACAGTTACCAGGACCCTGGTGGACTTCTTTGTTGAGCATAAGGGACAACTGAAAGTGGAACTGGCCTGGCCTGGAAACATCATGCATGATGTCAACAA ATACTGGAAGACGAAAAACCTCTCCCCCAAACGTCTCAGCACTGGGATCCTAATGTACACGCTGGCCTCTGCCATGTGCGACGAGATCCATCTCTACGGCTTCTGGCCTTTTGGATGGGACCCCAACACAGGCAACGATCTGCCCTACCACTACTACGACAAGAAAGGGACCAAATTCACCACCAAGTGGCAGGAGACTCACCAGCTGCCCAGCGAGTTTAAGCTGCTCTACAAGCTGCACAGGGAGGGTGTGATTAAACTCAGCCTGACACACTGCTCTTAG